A window of the Scandinavium goeteborgense genome harbors these coding sequences:
- the ibpA gene encoding small heat shock chaperone IbpA: protein MRNFDLSPLYRSAIGFDRLFNLLENNQSQSNGGYPPYNVELVDENHYRIAIAVAGFAESELDITAQDNLLVVKGSHSDEQKERSYLYQGIAERNFERKFQLAENIHVKGANLVNGLLYIDLERVVPEANKPRRIEIN, encoded by the coding sequence ATGCGTAACTTCGATCTTTCCCCGCTGTATCGTTCCGCGATTGGTTTTGACCGTCTTTTTAATCTGCTCGAAAACAACCAGAGCCAGAGCAACGGCGGATATCCTCCGTATAACGTTGAATTAGTTGACGAAAACCACTATCGCATCGCCATTGCCGTCGCAGGCTTTGCAGAAAGCGAGCTGGATATTACCGCTCAGGACAATCTGCTGGTGGTGAAAGGCTCTCACTCTGACGAACAAAAAGAACGTTCATACCTGTATCAGGGTATCGCCGAACGTAACTTCGAGCGCAAATTCCAGCTGGCAGAAAATATTCACGTAAAAGGCGCAAACCTGGTGAATGGCCTGCTGTATATCGATTTGGAACGCGTAGTTCCAGAAGCGAATAAACCACGTCGCATCGAAATTAATTAA
- a CDS encoding GntR family transcriptional regulator yields MIYKSIADKLRLRLNSEDYDVGSPLPGEKTLAREFGVARMTIRKATALLVRWGLVERRHGSGTFVARKDVHQETTNLTGMVEVMLLQGKTVVSKVQTFEVIPAPPAIAGKLRVPVNSQIYFSRRIRYVEGKPLILEDSYMPVRLFRTLSLAHLEGSKFDYIEKECGITISGNYESLAPVLADKQLALSMNVDLHTPLLCITSLSYSDKGEFLNYSVMFRNAREYQVDYHLRRIHPETPLTHAPE; encoded by the coding sequence GTGATCTACAAATCCATTGCAGACAAACTTCGTCTGCGCCTGAATTCAGAGGATTACGACGTGGGCAGCCCGCTTCCCGGCGAGAAAACGCTGGCACGAGAGTTTGGCGTGGCGCGGATGACCATCCGTAAAGCGACGGCGCTTCTGGTGAGGTGGGGGCTGGTTGAACGCAGGCACGGCAGCGGTACCTTCGTGGCGCGTAAAGATGTCCATCAGGAAACGACCAATCTGACGGGAATGGTGGAAGTCATGCTCTTGCAGGGAAAGACGGTGGTCAGCAAGGTGCAGACGTTCGAAGTGATCCCCGCGCCTCCGGCGATTGCCGGTAAGCTGCGGGTCCCGGTAAACAGCCAAATCTACTTTTCCCGGCGAATTCGCTACGTTGAAGGTAAGCCGCTGATCCTGGAAGACAGCTATATGCCGGTCAGATTGTTCCGCACACTGTCACTGGCGCATCTGGAAGGGTCAAAATTTGATTACATTGAAAAGGAGTGCGGGATAACGATCAGCGGTAACTACGAAAGCCTGGCGCCGGTACTGGCCGATAAACAGCTGGCCTTGTCGATGAATGTGGATCTACATACCCCTTTGCTGTGTATTACCTCGCTGTCCTATAGCGATAAAGGGGAATTTCTTAATTATTCGGTGATGTTCAGAAATGCGCGGGAATACCAGGTGGACTACCATCTGCGGCGCATCCACCCGGAAACGCCGCTAACCCATGCCCCAGAATAG
- a CDS encoding putative transporter, with protein MSEIALTVSVLALVAVVGLWIGSIKIRGVGFGIGGVLFGGIIVGHFVEQAGVTLSSPMLHFIQEFGLILFVYTIGIQVGPGFFASLRVSGLRLNLFAILIVLIGGVVTALLHKLFAIPLPVMLGIFSGAVTNTPALGAGQQILRDLGVPFDVVDQMGMSYAMAYPFGICGILLTMWLVRLFFRINVDKEAQQFDSSVGHGHGHANLHTINIRVENPNLNALAIQDVPVLNSDNIICSRLKRDDMLMVPSPGTLIQVGDLLHLVGQPADLHNAQLVIGKEVETSLSTRGTDLKVERVVVTNEKVLGRKIRDLHLKQRYDVVISRLNRAGVELVASSHASLQFGDILNLVGRPASIEAVAAEVGNAQQKLQQVQMLPVFIGIGLGVLLGSVPLFIPGFPVALKLGLAGGPLIMALILGRIGSIGKLYWFMPPSANLALRELGIVLFLAVVGLKSGGDFVRTLTEGDGLSWIAYGIVITGVPLLTVGILARLLAKMNYLTLCGMLAGSMTDPPALAFANNLHATSGAAALSYATVYPLVMFLRIITPQLLAVLFWGMG; from the coding sequence ATGAGTGAGATAGCATTGACCGTCAGCGTGTTAGCGCTGGTGGCGGTGGTAGGGCTGTGGATAGGCAGCATCAAAATTCGCGGCGTCGGGTTTGGTATTGGCGGGGTGCTGTTCGGCGGCATTATCGTCGGCCATTTTGTCGAGCAGGCAGGCGTCACGCTCAGCAGTCCCATGCTGCACTTCATTCAGGAATTTGGCCTGATCCTGTTCGTCTACACGATTGGCATTCAGGTCGGTCCGGGTTTTTTCGCCTCGCTAAGGGTTTCCGGCCTGCGGCTTAATCTTTTTGCCATCCTGATTGTGCTGATTGGCGGCGTGGTCACGGCTTTGCTGCATAAACTGTTCGCCATTCCGCTGCCGGTGATGCTCGGTATCTTCTCCGGGGCCGTCACCAACACCCCTGCGCTGGGGGCCGGACAACAGATTTTGCGCGACCTCGGCGTGCCGTTCGACGTCGTCGACCAGATGGGAATGAGCTACGCGATGGCCTATCCGTTCGGCATCTGCGGCATTCTTTTGACCATGTGGCTGGTTCGTCTGTTCTTTCGTATCAACGTTGACAAGGAAGCGCAGCAGTTTGATTCCAGTGTCGGCCACGGCCACGGCCACGCGAATCTGCATACCATTAATATCCGCGTCGAAAACCCCAATCTCAACGCGCTGGCGATTCAGGACGTGCCGGTGCTCAATAGCGACAACATTATCTGCTCGCGGCTCAAGCGCGACGACATGCTGATGGTGCCGTCGCCGGGCACCTTGATTCAGGTCGGCGATTTACTGCATCTGGTGGGCCAGCCTGCGGATTTGCACAACGCGCAGCTGGTGATCGGCAAAGAAGTGGAAACCTCACTGTCAACGCGTGGAACCGACCTCAAAGTGGAACGGGTGGTCGTCACCAACGAGAAAGTATTAGGCAGGAAAATCCGCGATCTGCACCTTAAACAGCGCTATGACGTGGTGATTTCCCGACTCAATCGCGCGGGCGTCGAGTTGGTGGCCAGCAGTCATGCCAGCCTGCAGTTCGGCGATATTCTCAATCTGGTCGGGCGCCCGGCATCGATTGAGGCGGTGGCGGCTGAAGTCGGTAACGCGCAGCAAAAATTGCAGCAGGTGCAAATGCTGCCGGTGTTTATCGGCATTGGGCTCGGGGTACTGCTCGGTTCCGTACCGCTGTTTATTCCTGGGTTCCCGGTGGCGTTAAAGCTGGGTCTGGCGGGCGGGCCGCTGATTATGGCGCTGATCCTCGGGCGTATCGGCAGCATCGGCAAGCTGTACTGGTTTATGCCGCCGAGCGCCAATCTCGCGCTGCGCGAACTCGGCATCGTGCTGTTTCTGGCGGTGGTGGGGCTGAAATCCGGCGGTGATTTTGTGCGTACGCTCACCGAAGGCGACGGTCTGAGCTGGATTGCCTACGGCATCGTCATTACCGGCGTACCGCTGCTGACGGTCGGCATCCTTGCACGGCTGCTCGCCAAAATGAACTACCTGACGTTGTGTGGAATGCTCGCAGGCTCGATGACCGACCCACCTGCGCTGGCCTTCGCCAACAATCTGCACGCCACCAGCGGCGCGGCAGCGTTGTCATACGCCACGGTGTATCCGTTGGTAATGTTCCTGCGCATCATCACCCCGCAGCTGCTGGCGGTACTATTCTGGGGCATGGGTTAG
- a CDS encoding alpha-glucoside-specific PTS transporter subunit IIBC, which produces MLSQIQRFGGAMFTPVLLFPFAGIVVGIAIMLQNPLFVSESLTAPDSLFRQIVHIIEEGGWTVFRNMPLIFAVGLPIGLAKQAPGRACLAVMVSFLTWNYFINAMGMTWGHYFGVDFTLDTVTGSGLTMIAGIKTLDTSIIGAIVISGIVTGLHNRYFDKPLPVFLGTFQGTSFVVMIAFLVMIPCAWLTLLGWPKVQMGIESLQAFLRSAGASGVWLYTFLERVLIPTGLHHFVYGPFVFGPAAIEGGIQVYWAEHLLEFSQSTESLKTLFPEGGFALFGNSKVFAAPGIAMALYYTAAPQNRKKVAGLLIPAALTAVLVGITEPLEFTFLFICPPLFVLHAILAATMATVMYIAGVSGNMGGGLIDTILPLDWIPMFHNHSGMIFTQIAIGLLFTGIYFVVFRTLILRFNIKTPGREESEIKLYSKADYKAARQPTPATSAKEAQRGQAAGFLEALGGASNIRSINNCATRLRITLVDMAQTQSDDIFKALGAHGVVRRGDGIQVIVGLNVPVVRDHLETLMNDISITEPKSMTEAVS; this is translated from the coding sequence ATGCTCAGTCAAATACAACGTTTTGGTGGTGCAATGTTTACCCCAGTGCTGTTATTTCCGTTTGCTGGGATCGTGGTGGGCATTGCAATTATGTTGCAAAACCCCTTATTCGTCAGTGAATCACTCACGGCGCCTGACAGCTTATTTCGCCAGATTGTTCATATTATTGAAGAAGGTGGCTGGACGGTATTCCGTAATATGCCGTTGATCTTTGCCGTGGGGTTGCCGATTGGACTGGCGAAGCAGGCTCCCGGCAGGGCTTGCCTGGCCGTAATGGTCAGTTTTTTAACCTGGAATTATTTTATTAACGCGATGGGAATGACCTGGGGTCATTATTTTGGTGTCGATTTTACGCTGGATACCGTGACGGGAAGTGGCTTAACAATGATTGCCGGAATTAAAACCCTCGATACCAGTATTATCGGTGCGATTGTTATTTCAGGGATCGTGACCGGTCTTCATAATCGCTATTTTGATAAACCCTTGCCAGTATTCCTCGGCACATTTCAGGGCACCTCATTTGTGGTGATGATTGCTTTTTTAGTGATGATCCCCTGCGCCTGGCTGACGTTACTCGGTTGGCCGAAAGTCCAGATGGGGATTGAATCCCTGCAAGCCTTTTTACGCAGCGCGGGGGCCAGTGGCGTCTGGCTGTATACCTTCCTGGAACGCGTGCTGATTCCCACCGGATTACATCATTTTGTCTATGGCCCATTTGTTTTCGGTCCGGCGGCCATCGAGGGCGGCATTCAGGTGTATTGGGCCGAGCATTTGCTGGAATTTAGTCAATCGACCGAATCCCTGAAAACTCTGTTCCCGGAAGGCGGATTTGCCTTGTTCGGTAACTCTAAGGTCTTTGCCGCACCGGGGATTGCAATGGCGTTGTATTACACCGCCGCGCCACAGAACCGCAAAAAAGTCGCTGGCCTGCTCATCCCGGCGGCGCTCACCGCCGTGCTGGTGGGGATCACCGAACCGCTCGAGTTTACGTTCCTGTTTATATGCCCGCCGCTGTTTGTCCTGCACGCGATACTGGCCGCCACCATGGCGACCGTCATGTACATCGCGGGAGTGTCCGGGAATATGGGCGGCGGCTTGATCGATACCATTCTGCCGCTGGACTGGATCCCGATGTTCCACAACCACTCGGGAATGATTTTCACCCAGATCGCCATCGGGCTGCTCTTCACCGGCATCTACTTCGTGGTTTTCCGCACCCTCATTCTGCGTTTCAACATTAAAACGCCGGGCCGCGAAGAGAGCGAAATCAAGCTCTACAGCAAAGCGGATTACAAGGCCGCACGCCAGCCAACTCCCGCGACCTCAGCCAAAGAGGCTCAGCGCGGCCAGGCCGCAGGATTCCTCGAAGCGCTCGGCGGGGCCAGCAATATTCGCAGCATCAATAACTGCGCCACCCGGCTGCGTATCACGCTGGTCGACATGGCGCAGACCCAAAGTGACGACATTTTCAAAGCGCTGGGCGCGCATGGCGTGGTTCGACGTGGTGACGGCATTCAGGTGATTGTCGGTCTGAACGTCCCTGTAGTGCGTGACCATCTGGAAACTCTGATGAATGACATATCGATAACCGAACCTAAATCCATGACGGAGGCAGTATCATGA
- the yidA gene encoding sugar-phosphatase, whose translation MAIKLIAIDMDGTLLLPDHTISPAVKQAIAAARERGVKVVLCTGRPYAGVHNYLKELHMEQEGDYCITYNGALVQKASDGSTVAQTALSYDDYRYLEQLSRDVGSHFHALDRNTLYTANRDVSYYTVHESFVATIPLVFCEAENMARDIQLLKVMMIDEPAILDKAIARIPAEVKEKYTVLKSAPYFLEILDKRVNKGTGVKSLADTLGIKPEEVMTLGDQENDIAMIEYAGMGVAMENAIPSVKEVANFVTKSNLEDGVAYAIEKFVLN comes from the coding sequence ATGGCTATCAAACTCATTGCAATCGACATGGACGGAACATTGCTGCTGCCCGACCATACCATTTCTCCGGCGGTTAAGCAGGCCATTGCGGCTGCGCGTGAGCGCGGGGTGAAGGTGGTGCTGTGTACCGGTCGCCCGTATGCAGGCGTTCATAACTACTTGAAAGAACTGCACATGGAGCAGGAAGGCGATTACTGCATCACCTATAACGGCGCGCTGGTTCAGAAAGCCAGTGATGGCAGCACGGTGGCGCAAACAGCGCTGAGTTATGACGATTATCGCTATCTGGAACAGCTTTCCCGCGATGTGGGTTCACACTTCCACGCCCTCGACCGCAACACGCTGTACACCGCGAACCGCGACGTCAGCTACTACACCGTGCATGAATCTTTTGTGGCGACCATCCCGCTGGTGTTCTGTGAAGCGGAAAATATGGCGCGTGATATTCAACTGCTGAAAGTGATGATGATCGACGAGCCAGCCATTCTCGATAAAGCCATCGCCCGCATTCCGGCAGAAGTAAAAGAGAAGTATACCGTGCTGAAAAGTGCGCCGTACTTCCTCGAAATCCTCGATAAACGCGTCAACAAAGGCACCGGCGTGAAATCGCTGGCCGATACGTTAGGCATCAAGCCGGAAGAGGTCATGACGCTCGGCGATCAGGAAAACGACATCGCAATGATTGAATACGCCGGGATGGGCGTGGCAATGGAAAACGCCATTCCATCGGTGAAAGAAGTCGCCAACTTCGTGACCAAATCCAACCTGGAAGACGGCGTTGCCTACGCGATTGAGAAGTTTGTCCTGAACTGA
- a CDS encoding YceK/YidQ family lipoprotein: MMKKLILIPVFYSGMMVLAGCSSVMSHTGGKEGTYPGTRASAEMLGDETTGWGTKSLVALDMPLTAVADTLLIPWDLFRKDNSVRSRVDKSEQQTQAMNSIIPPAAMPAQ, from the coding sequence ATGATGAAAAAGTTAATTTTGATACCTGTATTTTACTCAGGGATGATGGTTCTGGCAGGGTGCTCCAGCGTGATGTCTCACACGGGTGGCAAAGAAGGGACGTACCCTGGAACCCGTGCCAGCGCGGAGATGCTTGGTGATGAAACGACGGGCTGGGGAACCAAATCTCTGGTCGCGCTGGACATGCCGCTGACTGCCGTCGCCGATACGCTGCTGATACCGTGGGACTTGTTCCGCAAAGACAACTCTGTTCGGTCTCGGGTTGATAAGAGCGAGCAGCAAACGCAGGCGATGAACTCCATTATCCCACCTGCGGCGATGCCCGCTCAGTAA
- a CDS encoding DUF3748 domain-containing protein has translation MKQITFTARHHQLTNTQTWTPDSQWLVFDVRPSGASFTGKTIERVNIHSGETDVIYTAPEGAHVGVVTVHPQDERYVFIHGPENPDDSWQYDFHHRRGVVTFQGETHNLDAMDITPPFTPGALRGGSHVHVYSPNGERVSFTYNDHVMHEHDPALDLRNVGVAAPYGPVTPSGHHPREYAGSHWSVLISQTTPTPQPGSDEINRAYEEGWVGNTQLAFIGDTLSLSGEKVPELFIVTLPTDEAGWKQKGDAPLCGTEQTLPAPPADVVQRRLTFTHDRAYPGLASVPRHWVRCNPQGDSIAFLMRDDAGVVQLWLIAPDGSGMRQLTQCSGIQSAMNWHPSGEALGFVLEDRIAMCDAQSGDIRFLTADHENPPSGDAVVFSPDGKAVAWMQETHGYRQLWVTQTGD, from the coding sequence ATGAAACAAATCACCTTCACCGCTCGCCATCATCAGCTCACCAACACGCAAACCTGGACGCCCGACAGCCAATGGCTGGTGTTTGACGTGCGTCCTTCCGGTGCGTCGTTTACCGGAAAAACCATTGAACGCGTCAATATCCACAGCGGTGAAACCGACGTGATTTATACGGCTCCCGAAGGCGCGCACGTTGGCGTGGTGACCGTTCATCCTCAGGACGAACGTTACGTGTTTATTCACGGCCCAGAAAACCCTGATGATTCATGGCAATACGATTTCCATCACCGCCGTGGTGTGGTGACGTTCCAGGGTGAAACCCATAATCTCGATGCGATGGATATTACCCCGCCGTTTACGCCGGGTGCGCTGCGCGGTGGAAGCCATGTCCACGTTTACAGCCCGAACGGCGAGCGGGTCAGCTTTACCTACAACGACCACGTCATGCATGAGCACGATCCGGCTCTGGATTTGCGTAACGTGGGGGTTGCCGCGCCGTATGGGCCGGTCACGCCGTCGGGCCATCATCCGCGTGAATATGCCGGCAGTCATTGGTCAGTTCTGATTAGCCAGACCACGCCGACGCCGCAGCCCGGCAGCGATGAGATTAACCGCGCCTACGAAGAGGGTTGGGTGGGCAATACGCAGCTGGCCTTTATCGGCGACACGCTGTCGTTGAGTGGTGAAAAGGTACCGGAGCTGTTTATCGTTACGCTGCCAACGGACGAAGCGGGCTGGAAGCAAAAGGGCGATGCGCCGCTGTGTGGCACGGAACAGACCCTGCCCGCGCCGCCTGCCGACGTGGTTCAGCGTCGTCTGACGTTCACCCACGACCGGGCATATCCCGGCCTGGCCAGCGTGCCGCGTCACTGGGTTCGCTGTAATCCACAGGGCGATAGCATTGCGTTTCTGATGCGAGATGATGCAGGCGTAGTGCAACTGTGGCTGATTGCGCCAGACGGCAGCGGAATGCGGCAGTTAACGCAGTGCAGCGGAATTCAGTCTGCGATGAATTGGCATCCGTCAGGTGAAGCCTTAGGATTTGTTCTGGAAGACAGGATTGCGATGTGCGATGCCCAGAGCGGAGACATTCGCTTTTTGACGGCCGATCATGAAAATCCACCGTCAGGCGATGCAGTGGTCTTTTCCCCGGATGGAAAGGCGGTTGCCTGGATGCAGGAAACCCACGGCTATCGTCAGCTATGGGTTACGCAAACAGGCGACTAA
- the ibpB gene encoding small heat shock chaperone IbpB, with product MRNYDLTPMLRQWIGFDKLANAMLNTGETQGFPPYNIEKSDDNHYRITLALAGFRQDELDVQLEGTRLTVKGTPTKPEKEPAYLHQGLVTQAFNLSFTLAEHMEVTGATFTNGLLHIDLTRNVPEEIAPQRIAITERPALNS from the coding sequence ATGCGTAATTACGACTTAACCCCAATGCTTCGTCAGTGGATTGGCTTCGATAAACTGGCCAACGCGATGCTCAATACCGGTGAAACTCAGGGTTTCCCGCCGTATAACATCGAAAAGAGCGACGATAACCACTATCGCATCACCCTGGCGCTGGCCGGGTTCCGTCAGGACGAATTAGATGTGCAGCTTGAGGGCACACGCCTGACGGTGAAAGGCACGCCGACCAAACCGGAAAAAGAGCCTGCTTACCTGCATCAGGGTCTCGTGACGCAAGCGTTTAATCTGAGCTTCACGCTGGCGGAACACATGGAAGTCACTGGCGCGACCTTCACCAACGGTCTGTTGCACATTGATTTGACCCGCAACGTACCGGAAGAAATCGCTCCGCAGCGGATCGCCATCACCGAACGCCCGGCGTTAAATAGCTAA